The Acidobacteriota bacterium genome includes the window CACGCGCGCGGTCGTCTGCACGCCCCAGATGTCGAGGAGCGGCCCCGCCGCGGGGTCGAAGGTGCCGCCGGTGCGGCGCGTCCAGTCCGAGAGGAGGCCCATCAGCTCGCAGAGTGCCGGCGGCACGGCGGCGATCTCGCCGGGGCGCGCACGGTTCAGCCGATTGAATGGCGTGTCGCGCCAGGTGCTCAGGTCCTGCTCGGTGTCTTCGAGAACGCGAAGGAGCGCGTCCAGCGCGGAGAGCGCCTCGGGACGGGACGCCGCGCGCGCGACAAGAGTGGCGCGCGTGCCCATCAGGTATGCCTCGCGGCTCGCTTCGGCCGACGCGACCGGCTGCGCCAGCGCGAGCACGAGCGTCTGAGCGAGCGCGAGGGCCGGGATCACGCGGCCGGCCGGATCGGTTCGGCTCGTCGCTGCCGGCGCTGGTGGCGCAGGCTTAACGCGATGTGCGCGGCGTACATGATGAGGAACAGCGTGCCGCTTGCCACGTGCGCCACCATCGTGGCGAAATGCAGCCGTTCAGACGTGAGGACCTGGAGCAGATATCCGGATGCGACCATCACGACGAATGTCCAGACCGACACGAGGCCCGACCGGCGGTTGTACGGCTGGCCCCCGTCGATCTTCGCCGTCACGTGCGCGGACCAGATGATGCCGAACATCAGCACGAGCGCGGGGGCCGACAGGATGTGCACGTACAGCATGTACGGCTGCCACGGATGGTTCACGACGGCGAAGGGATCGCTCGCCTCCATGAAGTACTTCATCCACAGATAGGCGAGGCCGCTCGCCCCGACCATCACGCTGAGCGCCGCGAGCAGGCGCCTCTGGAGAGCGGTCATCGCTGGAGCTCCTTGCTCAGCACACCGTCGATCGCCAGGACGCGCCGGACGGCTTCAGTCACCGCCCTGGCCGTCAGCGTGGCTCCGGCGATGGGCCGGATCGCGCGGTGCAGCCGCAGGTCGTCGTCGAGCGGGCGCCCCTGGTGCTGTTTGGCCCAGGCGTGCGGGGCACGGTATTCGGGAGGTTCGAGGAACGCCGTGACGTCGATCCTCTTTACGCGTCCCCCCGCATCGAGCGAGATCAGCAGCGACTCTTTTTTCGTCCGCACGACGTGCGTATCGACGTAGGCGCGCCCGACAGCCTGCCCGTCTTTCGTCGCGACGTAGCGGGCCACGAGCGCGCTGGGAACGCCGACCCCGGCGAGGGACGCCGCCTGGCGCTGCTGCTCGGCGGTCAGGAACACCTGCTCGGCCTTGATGACCGCGCCGGGAAACGCTGCCGCCAGCGCTTCGTCCCGCGTGATGCCGGCCGGACCGGCCGCGGCAGATGCCGTGGCCAGACCGAGCACGCCGATCGCGAGCAGGACGTCGCGCATCAGAACGCGTAGCCGAGCGCGATGTTGAACTGGTTGCGGCCCGTCCGCGCGCCGTTGGTCACCCACTGGTAATCGGTCTTGACCACGACGCCGGTCACCGGGCGCAGCTCGAGGCCCAGCGTCTGCCAGGTAATGCGCTTCGCCGGATCGGCGGTGAAGCCCGCTGGGACTTCGGCGTGCGTGTTGACTCGCTCGAACCGGTAGTAGGGCGTCAGCGCGATCGTGGTGCTCCGGCGGTTCAACACGTTGTAACCCGCCTGCGCGTATCCCCCTTCCATGACGCTGCCGATGCCGGCGGCGCCCGTGAGCTTCAACGCCCCGTTGAGCGCGGCGGCATCGTCGATTGACGCGCGGGCGTACAGCGCGCGCACGTCGAGGCCGCGCATCTGCGCCTGGCCGTGCACCTCGCCGATCGTCGTTCCCGCGTCCACCTCGCCGACCTGGTTCTGCCCGGATGCACCCGCGTAGAGGCTGCCGCCGACCAACACGCCGTCGAGCGGCGCGAGGTCGGCGCGGCCCACGAAGGCGAAATTTTCCGCGATGGCCTCCTTGCCGGACTGGCGCCCGCCCCGGATGCCGTTCGCGCTGAAGCCGCGCGCGTTGAGGCCAGTCACGACGTAGGCGCGGTAGCTCACGGGGCCACGGCTCCCCAGTACGCCGGCGCCGTTCTCGCGCCACGTGGACGGCACGATCCGCCGTTCCGTCTCCGGCCGGCCCGTGCCGAAGTACACCGTCGGCTCGTGGAACTCGTTGATCAGGCCCATCGGCAGCAGCAGGAGCCCGCCGCGCAGCGTGAGGTCGTTGCGCACGCGGTAATCGACGTAGGCGAACTCCACACCGACCTCTTCGCCGCCATGCTCGAACTCGATCTCCGAGTTGAACAGGAATCGATCGTTGAAGCGATAGCCCGCGTAGAGCACCGCGCGCAGGAAGTCGAACCGCGACGATGCGGGGCTCGCGGCGCCGTTCTCCAGGGTGTCGTCCAGTTTCTGGTAGACGATCTCGCCGTACCCGGCGAACGAGACCCCTTGCTTCTTGCGGTAGATGGCCGCCGCCGACGGGGCGACGCCAAGGCTGCGGCGCTGCGCCTCGGTCAACTCTTCTTCCGGCTCCCCGCTGCGCAGCCGCTCCAGTTCCTGGGCGAGTACGTCGAGCCGCCGGCGCAGCTCGTCGATCTCGCTTTGTGCGGGCTGCTGCCGGGCGGGCGAAACGGTG containing:
- a CDS encoding FMN-binding protein, giving the protein MRDVLLAIGVLGLATASAAAGPAGITRDEALAAAFPGAVIKAEQVFLTAEQQRQAASLAGVGVPSALVARYVATKDGQAVGRAYVDTHVVRTKKESLLISLDAGGRVKRIDVTAFLEPPEYRAPHAWAKQHQGRPLDDDLRLHRAIRPIAGATLTARAVTEAVRRVLAIDGVLSKELQR